The genomic stretch AACAATCCCAAACGAGTGAAGCTGAAAAAAGGCGATCCGTTCCCAGAAACAACGAATAAAGATCGTAAATGGAAGAAGCTTACCAAAGCCCGGGTTCATTAATCATTAACGGATAAGTAAAATAAAATTATTTGTAACTCACGTTTATTTTTCTCATTACCGGACATAATACAGTTAAGGCAGTGCTCAAGGAGAGGTGTGGTTCCGTTGGATGTATTGAAGACCGAGCCGGACATTCGCTTAGAGGAGGGTCTTGATCGTGGCAAATAGAAGCGGAAGGTAATGTGCGGAAGATGAAATAAATGGATTCAGATGCACGAGTATTGCTTGGCAGTACACCGAGTTTCTTACGAATTGTTACGTAATAGATGTTTTCTTTACCATAACGCACTGCCTTCCGAGAAGGACCCTACTAGGGTCCTTTTTTGGTATTTTTAAAAAGTAAGTATCTTTAAACAAACACCTGGAACGTACAACAGCAAAAGTCTCCATATACGAAAAAACCTCTTACGTTGTAAACGTAAGAGGTGCGTCCGTATTTTAGGTTAGGTTCAATCATTTAGTTAAATGGCGGAAAGAGAGGGATTCGAACCCTCGCACGCCGCAAGGCGCCTAACTGATTTCGAGTCAGTCCCCTTATAACCTCTTGGGTACCTTTCCGCAGCAAAATTCATTATATCAAAAAAGTCTTCTAATAGCAAGAAGGGATTGCTGCAGTCTGCTTCTTATTCTGACTGAGGCTCTTCAGATGAGCGAAGTACTTTTTTGAAGTTTTTTTCAAATTTTGCTCTAGGAACTAGCACACTATGCTTACATCCAACACACTTAATCCGGATATCCATTCCCATACGTATGATCTCCATCTCATTGCTTCCGCAAGGGTGTGGTTTCTTCATTTGTACGATGTCTCCAAGATCATAAATTTTACGCTCCACCTGATCCATCTCCTGTCTCATCATCTTCCCTTGATGCGGCACTCTCTAACTCAGCCATACGAACTGTTTCTTGATATTCGAGCGCTTGCCTTACATCCATCTGGATGTCACGCTGCACTGCATTATTCATATTCGGCAGACACTCGGCTACCACACGGATCACATACTCCGATGTTGTCATAGACTGAACCCCCATAACCTCAGGAACAGTCAGTACATTGGTGTTACGTTCTGGCAGGTCGCGTACAGCTTCTTTTACAAGCCGCATTGCTTCACCCAGTCGTTCTTCACCTTTCATCGGAATATCTACAACGGCTCTTGAGTTAGCCATTGAGTAGTTAGTAACTGTGGTGATTCCCCCGTTAGGAATAATATGAACTTCTCCAGTAAAACTAATAATCTTCGTTGTTCTTAAACCGATCATTTCCACTGTGCCTTTTAAGGTGCCCGTTTGGATAACATCCCCAACAGCGAATTGGTCTTCAAATATGATGAAAAAACCGGTTATCACGTCTTTAACTAAACTTTGTGCACCAAATCCAATGGCGAGTCCAAGTACACCAGCACTAGCTAACACGGGTGCTAGATCTACACCTAGTTGACTAAGAATAAGGAGCACCAGAATGAAGTTACATGCCATGGAGACTACATTTTTCAGAAGTTCCCCAACCGTATTCACTCTTCGCGTATTGAGTCGTATTCTTCTCTCCGAATCATTATTCAGTAAAGATTTATCAATAATTCCATGCAGTAATTTAATAACAATCCGTGTTAAAACAAATACAATAAGAATCTGTAATAGTGTACCTGCGTAG from Paenibacillus polygoni encodes the following:
- a CDS encoding YjzC family protein; this encodes MGERTEFEPGDKAPNDGEYTEVGEASFHTEINNPKRVKLKKGDPFPETTNKDRKWKKLTKARVH
- a CDS encoding DUF951 domain-containing protein, encoding MERKIYDLGDIVQMKKPHPCGSNEMEIIRMGMDIRIKCVGCKHSVLVPRAKFEKNFKKVLRSSEEPQSE
- a CDS encoding mechanosensitive ion channel family protein produces the protein MLLTGTTNATEEPGKVEETVEEAVSWVQKITDGIWNWFTDADMWIGYAGTLLQILIVFVLTRIVIKLLHGIIDKSLLNNDSERRIRLNTRRVNTVGELLKNVVSMACNFILVLLILSQLGVDLAPVLASAGVLGLAIGFGAQSLVKDVITGFFIIFEDQFAVGDVIQTGTLKGTVEMIGLRTTKIISFTGEVHIIPNGGITTVTNYSMANSRAVVDIPMKGEERLGEAMRLVKEAVRDLPERNTNVLTVPEVMGVQSMTTSEYVIRVVAECLPNMNNAVQRDIQMDVRQALEYQETVRMAELESAASREDDETGDGSGGA